One region of Chanodichthys erythropterus isolate Z2021 chromosome 17, ASM2448905v1, whole genome shotgun sequence genomic DNA includes:
- the LOC137004647 gene encoding claudin-like protein ZF-A89, translating to MSLAIIGFLGAIVICALPIWKVTTFIGASIVTVQTTWEGLWMNCVQTSTGQMQCKIYDSLLALPLDLQAAWVLVVIAIIVCIFGIILGIAGGKCTSFIEREDTKAKVAIASGIIFIIAGVLVLVPIYWSANTIIRDFYNHLLTDAQRREIGDPLYIR from the coding sequence ATGTCCCTAGCCATTATTGGTTTCTTGGGAGCTATTGTGATTTGTGCCCTTCCTATATGGAAGGTGACAACATTCATTGGAGCCAGTATTGTGACTGTGCAGACCACCTGGGAGGGCTTGTGGATGAACTGTGTGCAAACAAGCACAGGACAAATGCAGTGCAAAATCTATGACTCCCTCTTGGCCTTGCCTCTGGACTTGCAGGCTGCCTGGGTACTTGTGGTCATCGCCATCATTGTGTGCATCTTTGGGATCATCCTGGGGATTGCTGGTGGAAAATGTACCAGCTTTATCGAGAGGGAAGACACAAAGGCAAAGGTGGCTATCGCTAGTGGTATAATCTTCATCATCGCTGGAGTCTTGGTTCTGGTTCCCATCTATTGGTCAGCTAACACCATCATCAGGGATTTCTACAATCACTTGCTCACAGATGCCCAAAGAAGGGAGATTGGGGATCCTCTCTATATTAGATGA
- the LOC137004645 gene encoding claudin-4-like, which produces MALQVLGITLSMIGFAGTIIICALPMWKVTAFIGTNIVVAQVFWEGLWMTCVYERIGQMQCKLYDALLDLDPSLQAARGLMVTTMALACLAFLIFLVGADCTNCLSNPRAKARIVVVSGITFMLSGLTTVVPVSWTADSIIRDFHNPIVHEALKREMGAALYVGWVTAGFLFIGGAVLCTSCPPERDNYSPRYTLTKSDTHSGYAIKNYV; this is translated from the coding sequence ATGGCTCTGCAGGTCTTGGGAATCACTCTTTCAATGATTGGATTTGCAGGAACCATTATCATCTGTGCTCTGCCCATGTGGAAGGTAACCGCCTTTATCGGCACAAACATTGTGGTGGCACAGGTCTTCTGGGAAGGACTGTGGATGACGTGTGTGTACGAGCGCATTGGGCAGATGCAGTGTAAACTGTATGACGCCCTGCTGGATTTGGATCCTTCTCTACAGGCAGCACGTGGGCTAATGGTGACCACCATGGCTTTGGCCTGCTTGGCTTTCCTCATTTTTCTGGTTGGGGCTGATTGTACCAACTGCCTAAGTAACCCACGTGCCAAAGCACGGATTGTTGTGGTATCTGGTATTACCTTTATGCTTTCTGGACTGACTACTGTGGTGCCTGTGTCCTGGACAGCCGACTCTATTATAAGAGACTTCCATAATCCCATAGTGCATGAAGCATTAAAGCGAGAGATGGGGGCAGCCCTCTACGTGGGCTGGGTGACAGCGGGGTTTCTGTTCATTGGTGGAGCTGTTCTCTGCACCAGTTGCCCACCAGAGCGGGACAACTATTCACCTAGATACACCTTAACAAAATCTGACACCCACAGTGGCTATGCCATAAAGAACTATGTCTGA
- the LOC137005338 gene encoding claudin-4-like, producing MDIKIEFASFGLASAGWFCTILTRFLPMWKVSGRVENTTTTLPLYWDGVWLNWQHHTTGRLHCTFYQSLLFLTEHFNTWKILIITSIGMGVIAMAVYAIGWIHYPRNIWFKAASGPSFVVSGLPLLVVVSWTTHLTDSNANVLLTREWGAAIFTGWLGVVLLEVGGGVLSIICCRAVQKQRQDGSPAQTSEPGVQVPLHTIHSTTFIQSPLTG from the coding sequence ATGGATATAAAAATTGAGTTTGCTAGTTTTGGGTTGGCCAGTGCAGGCTGGTTTTGCACCATCCTTACAAGATTTCTACCAATGTGGAAAGTAAGTGGAAGGGTGGAAAACACCACAACAACACTTCCCTTGTACTGGGATGGAGTGTGGTTAAACTGGCAACACCACACAACTGGAAGGCTTCACTGCACCTTCTATCAGTCTCTGCTGTTTCTGACCGAACATTTCAACACTTGGAAAATCCTCATCATCACATCTATCGGAATGGGAGTTATTGCCATGGCAGTTTACGCTATTGGGTGGATACATTATCCTAGGAATATATGGTTTAAAGCTGCCTCCGGGCCATCGTTTGTTGTAAGTGGCCTGCCGTTACTGGTGGTGGTCTCCTGGACTACACATTTAACAGATTCGAATGCTAATGTCTTATTAACACGGGAATGGGGAGCAGCGATCTTCACTGGCTGGTTGGGCGTAGTGTTGCTTGAGGTGGGTGGTGGAGTGCTAAGCATTATTTGCTGTAGAGCAGTCCAGAAGCAAAGACAGGATGGAAGCCCAGCGCAAACTTCAGAGCCAGGGGTTCAGGTTCCACTCCACACCATTCACAGCACTACATTTATACAAAGCCCCCTTACTGGATGA
- the LOC137004238 gene encoding putative coiled-coil domain-containing protein 195: MGSSSRWDGQSGSMESGRSLAQVISEMQSEIRNLENENKALRGQLGRPTASDSMKTCALSTQQKDGSQENSTHANLRRNVSAPELEGQFKENIIMTVRRYSISSNSMNGSRKKEILHKPRRYEETVNNKWTKLHDGSLGRPSSAYSKPDIEKLTNRQSLQEYVSKNRVKVKTVTFLLPVDDIYTTRPVLAEHLPERGTCELKTIAETDS, from the exons ATGGGCAGCAGCAGCAGGTGGGACGGACAGTCTGGAAGCATGGAGAGTGGACGGAGCTTGGCGCAGGTGATCTCAGAAATGCAGAGTGAGATCAGAAACCTGGAGAATGAAAACAAAGCACTCCGTGGGCAGCTCGGCCGGCCAACGGCTTCAGACTCAATGAAGACATGTGCATTATCTACTCAGCAGAAGGACGGGTCACAGGAAAACTCGACCCACGCCAACCTGAGACGGAACGTGTCTGCACCAGAGCTTGAAGGACAGTTCAAAG aaaacattattatgaCTGTGCGGAGATACTCCATATCCTCAAATTCCATGAACGGCTCTCGGAAGAAGGAGATTTTGCACAAGCCAAGAAGATATGAGGAGACTGTAAACAATAAATGGACAAAATTACATGATGGCTCACTCGGGCGTCCTTCTAGTGCCTATTCTAAACCAGACATCGAGAAATTAACCAACAGACAATCCCTTCAGGAGTATGTCAGCAAAAACAG AGTCAAAGTCAAGACGGTGACTTTCCTGTTGCCAGTGGATGATATTTATACCACTCGACCTGTACTGGCTGAGCACCTGCCTGAAAGGGGCACCTGTGAActcaaaacaatagctgaaacGGACTCATGA